CCGGCGCCTTTCAGCCCGAAGGTGATCAGGCCTGTTATCAAAGGAATCAATATGAGTAATACTGTCAACATATCTTTATCTTAATCCGCTATCGATTATAAAAACAAACTGATCACAAACAATACGATCATCCCGATCACCATGGCAAAGATGTAGAAACCCACCTGCCCGTTCTGCAGCAACCGGATACGGCCGCCGCCCCATTTTACGCCTCTGCCTACACCATTCACCAGCGCATCGATACCTGATCTTTCAATTCCTTCCTGGAAGAACCGGCTGAGCACCATCAGCGGTTTTACGATGATGGCATCGTACAGTTCATCCACATACCACTTGTTCTCCAGCACTTTTGCCAGCCCGGTACTTTCCGCACCATTATCCGTATAGTTGCTGAATTTGCTGCGGGCGATGAAGATCATCACGATCACCAGCGCGGTGCTCAGCCCCATCAGTCCCCATTCAAGGGCATGGTCCAGATGATGCGTATGCTCCGATACCAGTACGGGAGAAAGGTATTCGTGTAGCAGGTGCGGTGCGCCGAATACTGCGGGCAGCCCCACATAACCGCCGATCACCGACAGTACCGCCAGTATGATCAGGGGCAGGGTGATGGCAGCGGGACTTTCGTGCAGGTGATGTTCCTGCTCATGCGTACCACGGAATTTGCCGCTGAAGGTGATGTAGTATAAACGGAACATATAGAATGCGGTCATCAGTGCGCCGATCAGTGCCAGGGCATAGATCACTTTGCTGTAGCCGAATGCGTTGGCCAGTATCTCGTCTTTCGAAAAGAAACCCGAGAGGCCGGGAATCCCCGCGATGGCCAGGCACCCGATCAGGAAGGTAATATTGGTCACAGGCATCCATTTTTTGAGGCCGCCCATTTTACGGATATCCTGCTCTCCGCCCATGGCATGGATCACGGAACCCGAGCCCAGGAACAGCAGCGCTTTGAAGAAAGCGTGCGTCATCACATGGAATACCGCGGCGGTATAAGCTCCTGTACCGAGGGCGAGGAACATATAACCGAGCTGGCTTACGGTGGAGTAGGCCAGCACTTTTTTGATATCGTTCTGTTTCAGCGCTATGGAAGCGGCGAGCAATGCCGTTACCAGTCCCACTACGACAATAATGGCCTGGATGTATGGTGCGAGGGAATAGATCACGTTGCTGCGGGCCACCATATAGATACCAGCGGTCACCATTGTGGCGGCGTGGATCAGGGCGGACACCGGCGTTGGACCGGCCATGGCATCGGGCAGCCAGGTGTACAGCGGCACCTGTGCGGATTTACCCATGGCGCCAATAAAAAGCAGCATGGCGATGCCGAACAGGATGACATTCTGCTCACCAAGCCCGGGCACCTGCGCAAATACTTCGGAAAAAGTAACGGAACCGAATTGCTGTATCATCAGGAAGATGCCGAGCAGGAACCCGAGATCCCCGATGCGGTTCATGATGAATGCCTTGTTGGCCGCTTTGTTGAAGTTGATATTCTTGAACCAGAACCCGATCAGCAGGTAAGAGCAAAGCCCCACGCCTTCCCATCCGATGAACATCATCACATAGTTGGCGCCCAGCACCAGGATGAGCATGGAGAATACGAAGAGGTTGAGATAGGCGAAATAACGGGCGAAGCCTTCGTTACTCTCCTCATGCATATATGAGGTAGAGTAAATATGAATGAGGGAGCCAACACCGGTAATGATCAGCAGGAACAAAGCGCTCAGCTGATCTACCTGGAAGGCGAAGGGAATATGAAGGGAACCCACACTGATGAAATCGAACAGCGTGATGACCTGCGGGACAAAACCCGGCTGCCTTACTTCAAAGAAGATGAGGAGGCTGATCACAAATGCCGCCAGCACACTACCGCTGCCTACAACGCCTGTCAGTGATTTGGGCAAATATTTTCTGCCCAGTCCATTGATCAGGAATCCTAATAATGGTAAGAACGGAACCAGCCATACAAGATGTATCATCGATCTATACTATTTTTTAAATCCTTAGTTTTTCAGCCTGCTGAGAATGTTGATATCCACCGAATGGGTATTGCGGTACATCATCACGATGATCGCCAGCCCCACGGATACTTCTGCAGCCGCTACCACCATTACAAAGAACACAAAGAGCTGTGCGGCATCCGCATCTATTCTTCCTGCATCCACCCACATTTTTGAGAAAGCTACCAGCAAAAGGTTCACGGCATTCAGCATCAGCTCTATGCACATGAAAATGATGATCGCATTCCTGCGCATTAATACGCCCATGACACCTATGCAGAAAAGGGCGATACTCAAGAAAATGTAATATTGAACCGGCATGAAAATGATTTTATTTTTTACCAATGACCACTGCGCCTACCATTGCGCTGAGGAACAGCACGCTGCTCAGCTCGAAAGGCACTACATAGCTGGTGAATAATGTTTTACCCAGGTTGGCGATCAATCCTATATCCGTGGGATTGCCTGCCTGCACGGCGGGAAGGCTTGCTTCGCGGAGCGCGCCTACCAGCACCAGCAACAGTGCGCCGCCGCTGATAGCTCCCGCATATTTCAGCCAGTTGCGTTTCTGCGGCTCGATATCGGCATTGA
This genomic stretch from Chitinophaga sp. XS-30 harbors:
- a CDS encoding NADH-quinone oxidoreductase subunit J, with the protein product MSTELIIFILLSAIAIASALGVILSKNPVNSVLNMIVCFVAIAGHYIMLNAQFLFVVHLIVYTGAIMVLFLFVLMMMNLNADIEPQKRNWLKYAGAISGGALLLVLVGALREASLPAVQAGNPTDIGLIANLGKTLFTSYVVPFELSSVLFLSAMVGAVVIGKK
- the nuoL gene encoding NADH-quinone oxidoreductase subunit L — translated: MIHLVWLVPFLPLLGFLINGLGRKYLPKSLTGVVGSGSVLAAFVISLLIFFEVRQPGFVPQVITLFDFISVGSLHIPFAFQVDQLSALFLLIITGVGSLIHIYSTSYMHEESNEGFARYFAYLNLFVFSMLILVLGANYVMMFIGWEGVGLCSYLLIGFWFKNINFNKAANKAFIMNRIGDLGFLLGIFLMIQQFGSVTFSEVFAQVPGLGEQNVILFGIAMLLFIGAMGKSAQVPLYTWLPDAMAGPTPVSALIHAATMVTAGIYMVARSNVIYSLAPYIQAIIVVVGLVTALLAASIALKQNDIKKVLAYSTVSQLGYMFLALGTGAYTAAVFHVMTHAFFKALLFLGSGSVIHAMGGEQDIRKMGGLKKWMPVTNITFLIGCLAIAGIPGLSGFFSKDEILANAFGYSKVIYALALIGALMTAFYMFRLYYITFSGKFRGTHEQEHHLHESPAAITLPLIILAVLSVIGGYVGLPAVFGAPHLLHEYLSPVLVSEHTHHLDHALEWGLMGLSTALVIVMIFIARSKFSNYTDNGAESTGLAKVLENKWYVDELYDAIIVKPLMVLSRFFQEGIERSGIDALVNGVGRGVKWGGGRIRLLQNGQVGFYIFAMVIGMIVLFVISLFL
- the nuoK gene encoding NADH-quinone oxidoreductase subunit NuoK, with protein sequence MPVQYYIFLSIALFCIGVMGVLMRRNAIIIFMCIELMLNAVNLLLVAFSKMWVDAGRIDADAAQLFVFFVMVVAAAEVSVGLAIIVMMYRNTHSVDINILSRLKN